The following DNA comes from Mya arenaria isolate MELC-2E11 chromosome 11, ASM2691426v1.
TTTTGcttatgatggtgataagtacgctGATGGTGGAtttgctcatgatggtgataagtacggtAGTGGTGGTGCTCATGGTagtgatacgtaagatggtgggatgtgctcatgatggtgataagtaagATGGTGTTTGTGcttatgatggtgataagtacgatgttGGTTGTGcttatgatggtgataagtacaatGGTGGTTGTGTTCATGATGAAGATATGTACGATTATGGTTGTGCTTATGATGGTTAaacgtaagatggtgggatgtgctcatgattgtgatacgtaagatggtgggatgttctgatgatggtgatacgtaagagggtgggatgtgctcatgatggtgataagtacgatgatGGTTGtactcatgatggtgatactaAAACGGTGGGATGTgctgatgatggtgatacgtaagatggtggttgtgctgATGAttgtgataagtacgatggtgggaTATGCTCATGATTGTGATACTTAaaatggtggttgtgctcatgattgTGATACTtaagatggtggttgtgctcatgatggtgataagtacgatggtggtgaGCACGCTGGTGATGGTGAATGTGCTGATGGTAGTGAGCATGGTAGTAGTGGATGTGCTGATGCTGGGCTGCacgatggtggtggtggatgtgctgatagTGGTGATACGTAAGacggtggttgtgctcatgatggtgatcaGTACGATGGCGGTTGTGCTCATATTGGTGATAAATATGGTgatgggatgtgctcatgattgTGATACGCAAGATGGTGAGAtttgctcatgatggtgatacgtaagatgaTGTATGTGCTCATGATTGTGATAAGTACAATGGTGgaatgtgctcatgatggtgatacgtaagatggtgggatgtgctcatgatggtgataattaCGCTGATGGGGGAtttgctcatgatggtgataagtacggtAGTGGTGGTGCTCATGGTAGTGATACGTAAGAtcgtgggatgtgctcatgatagtgataagtacgatggtggttgtgctcatgatggtgataaataaGGTGATGGAATGTGCTCATGATcgtgatacgtaagatggtgggatgtgctcatgatggtgatacgtaagatgaTGTATGtgttcatgatggtgataagtacaatggtggaatgtgctcatgatggtgatacgtaagatggtgggatgtgctcatgatggtgatgcaTAAGATGGTgtttgtgctcatgatggtgataagtacgatgttGGTTGtgcttatgatgatgataagtacaatggtggttgtgctcatgatgaaGATATGTACGATTATGGTTGTGCTTATGATGGTGAaacgtaagatggtgggatgtgctcacgattgtgatacgtaagatggtgggatgttCTGATGGTGGTGATACGTAAGagggtgggatgtgctcatgatggtgataaatacgaTGATGGTTGtactcatgatggtgatactaagacggtgggatgtgctcatgatggtgatacgtaagatggtggttgtgctgATGAttgtgataagtacgatggtgggatgtgctcatgattgTGATACTTAATATGGTGGTTTTGCTCATGATTGTGATACTtaagatggtggttgtgctcatgatggtgacaACTACGATGGTGTTGAGCACGGTGGTGATGGTTGATGTGCTGATGGTAGTGAGCATGGTGGTAGTGGATGTGCTGATACTGGGCAGCACGGTGGTgttggtggatgtgctgatggtggtgataCGTAAGacggtggttgtgctcatgatggtgataagtacgatggtgggatgtgctcatgatgttGATAAGTAtggtgatggtggatgtgctcatgatggtgataagaaAGACAGTTGGATGTGCTCATaatggtgatacgtaagatggtggttttgctcatgatggtgataagtacgatggtggaaTGTGCTTATGATTGTGATACTTAAGATgatggttgtgctcatgatggtgataagtacgatggtggtgagcacggtggtgatggtggatgtgctgatggtagTGAGCATGGTGATAGTGGATGTGCTGATGCTGGgcagcacggtggtggtggtgaatGTACTGTTGGTGGTGATATGTAAGacggtggttgtgctcatgatggtgataagtacgatagTGGGAtatgctcatgatggtgataagtatggtgatggtggatgtgctcatgatggtgataagaaATACAGTtagatgtgctcatgatggtgatacgtaagatggtgcttttgctcatgatggtgataagtacgatggtgggatgtgctcatgattgTGATACTtaagatggtggttgtgctcatgatggtgataagtacgatggtggtgagcacggtggtgatggtggatgtgctgatggtagTGAGCATGGTGGTAGTGGATGTGCTGATGCTGGgcagcacggtggtggtggtggatgtgctgatggtggtgataTGTAAGacggtggttgtgctcatgatggtgatcaGTACGATGgcggttgtgctcatgatggtgataaatacgGTGATGGGATGtgttcatgatggtgatacgtaagatgatgtatgtgctcatgatggtgataagtacaatgttgggatgtgctcatgatggtgatacgtaagatggtgggatgtgctcatgatggtgataagtacgctGATGGTGGAtttgctcatgatggtgataagtacggtAGTGGTGGTGCTCATGGTagtgatacgtaagatggtgggatgtgctcatggaagtgataagtacgatggtggttgttctcatgatggtgataaatacgGTGATGGAATGTGCTCATGATtgtgatacgtaagatggtgggatgtgctcataaTGGTGATAAGTACGGTAGTGGTGGTGCTCATGGTagtgatacgtaagatggtgggatgtgctcatgatggtgataaatatgTTGGTgtttgtgctcatgatggtgataagtacgatgttGGTTGTGCttatgatggtgataaatacaATGGTGGTTGTGCTCTTGATGAAGATATGTACGATTATGGTTGTGCTTATGATTGTGAaacgtaagatggtgggatgtgctcatgattgTGATGCATAAGATGGTGGGATGttctcatgatggtgatacgtaagagggtgggatgtgctcatgatggcgATAAGTAgtatggtggttgtgctcattaTGGTGAAAAGTACGATGATGGTTGttctcatgatggtgatactaAGACGGTGGggtgtgctcatgatggtgatacgaaAGATGGTGTTGTGCTCATGAttgtgataagtacgatggtgcgATGTGCTCATGATAGTGATACATAAGATGGTGGTTTTGCTCATAATGGTGATAAGTAAGAAGGTTGTTGTGCTAATGATAGTGATACttaagatggtgggatgtgctcatgatagTGATACATAAGATAGTGGTTGTACTCATGACGGTGATACGTAAGATTgagggatgtgctcatgatggtgataagtatgATGTTGGGATGttctcatgatggtgataagtaagatggtggttgtgctcatgatggtgataagaaAGAcagtgggatgtgctcatgatggtgatacgtaagatggtggttttgctcatgatggtgataagtacgatggtgggaTATGCTCATGATGGTAATACTtaagatggtggttgtgctcatgatggtgataagtacgatggtggtgagcacggtgGTGATGGTGTATGTGCTGATGGTAGTGATCATGGTGGTAGTGATGTGCTGATTCTGGGCAGCACAGTgttggtggtggatgtgctgatggtggtgataCGTAAGacggtggttgtgctcatgatggtgatcagtacgatggtggttgtgctcatgatggtgatgaataCGGTGATTGGATgtggtcatgattgtgataCGCAAGATGGTGTGAtatgctcatgatggtgatacgtaagatggtgggatgtgctcatgatggtgataagtacgctGATGGTGGAtttgctcatgatggtgataagtacggtAGTGGTGGTGCTCATGGTAGTGATACGTAatatggtgggatgtgctcatgatagTGATAAGtaagatggtggttgtgctcatgatggtgataagtacgatgttgggatgtgctcatgatggtgatacgtaagatggtggcatgtgctcatgatggtaaTAAGTACGCTGATGGTGGAtttgctcatgatggtgataagtacggtAGTGGTGGTGCTCATGGTAGTGATACGTAatatggtgggatgtgctcatgatagTGATAAGTaggatggtggttgtgctcatgatggtgataagtacgatgttGGTTGTGcttatgatggtgataagtacaatGGTGGTTGAGCTCATGATGAAGATAAGTACGATTATGGTTGTGCTTATGATGGTGAAACGTAAGAtagtggttgtgctcatgattgTGATACATAAGTTGGTGGGATGTACTCATGATGGTGATGCGTAAGAGGGtaggatgtgctcatgatgttGATAAGTAgtatggtggttgtgctcattaTGGTGAGAAGTACGATGGTGTTTGtactcatgatggtgatacgtaagatggtgggatgtgctcatgattgTGATACCtaagatggtggttgtgctcatgattgtgataagtacgatggtgggatgtgcGCATGATGGTGGTACGTACGATgttgggatgtgctcatgatggtgataaatacgTTGATGGGATTTGCTCATGGTTGTGATACGTAAGATGGGGGGAtttgctcatgatggtgataagtacgatggtgatgagcacggtggtgaTGGTTAATGTGCTGATGGTAGTGAGCATGGTAGTAGTGGATGTGCTGATGCTGGGCAGCACGGTGGTgttggtggatgtgctgatggtggtgataCGTAAGACGGTGGtggtgctcatgatggtgataagtacggtggtgggatgtgctcatgatggtgataagtacggtgATGGTGGATGttctcatgatggtgataactacgatggtggttgtgctcatgatggtgataagtacgatggtggttttgctcatgatggtgataagtacgatggtggttgtgctcattatgatgatacgtaagatggtggttgtgctcatgatggtgataagtacgatgatggttgtgctcatgatggtgataagtaagatagtggttgtgctcatgatggtgataagtacgatggtggttgtgctcctAATGGTGATAAGTATGATGGttgttgtgctcatgatggtgataagtacgatggtggttgtgctcatgatggtgatacataagatggtgggatgtgctcatgatggtgatacgtaagattgttgttgtgctcatgatggttattagtacgatggtgatggtgattgatgtgcagaAGGAAATGGTTGATGTgctggaggtggtggtgatgatgatggatgtgttggtgttggtggaggtggaggttttaatgatggtgatggtaatgGTGAAGGTGGAGGTGGAAGTGATTATGGTGTTGGTGATTGAGGTGATGGTGAAGGTGATAGTGCtgctggtggtgatggtgattaaGGTGAAGGTTGTTGTGATGAAGGTGGAGGTGATAAtcgaggtggaggtgatgattctggtggtagtgatggtaatggtgatagaggtgatggtgatggaggtggaggaaATGGTGGAGCAGGAGATGATAATACtggttgtggtgatggtgaCTGAGGTGGAGGTGATTGTGGAGGTGGAAGTGATGATGGTAATGGTAATGGTTTttgatgtgcagttggaaatggtgattgaggtggaagtgatggaggtgatgatgctggtggtggtgatggtgattgagggtGTGGTGATTTTggaggtggttgtgatgatgatgattgatgttGAGGCGGAGTTGGAAATGGTGGTGATTGAGGAGGTATTGATGCTGGTTGTGATGTTGATTTATGTGGAGGTGGAGTTGGAAATGGTGGTGAGGGTGGTAATCGAGTTGGAGatgatggtggaggtgatgcTGATTGATGTTCAGTTGGAAATGGTGCAGgtgatgctggtggtgatgatgattgagGTGGGggtaatgatggtggtggtgatggagatAGAGGTGATGGTGGATGCTGAGGTaatggtgctggtggtggtggtggtgattaatGTTGTGGTGGAGATGATGGAGgcggtggtgatgatggtgatggtgattgaggctGAGGTGATAATGGTAATGGTGGTGTAGgtgatgattatgatggtgattgatttggaggtggtggtgatggaggtggagaaaatggtggaggtgatggaggTTTATATTGTGGTGATGTAGGTGGTGGTGATTGTGGAAGTGGAGGTGATGCTTGTGATGGTGATTGTGTTTGAGGTGGATTTGATTGTGATGGAGGTTGTGGTGATTATAGAGGTGGAGGTGATAATGCTGGTGGTTGTGATGTTGATGGTGATTGAGGAGGAGGTGATGGTAGAGGTGGAAGTGATGATGATGGATGTGGGGGTGATTGTGTAGATGGAATGGATGATGGTGATGTTGATTTAGTGATTGAGGTTGaggtgattgatgtgcagttggaaatggtggaagtgatggaggtggtgatgctggtggtgaCGGTTATTTAGTTGGAGGTGATGATGTAGGAGGAGATGATGGTGTATGTGATAATGCTGGTGTTggtgatgctgatgctgattgAGGTTGAAGTGATTGTGGAAgttatgatggtgatggtgattgatgtgcagttggaaatggtgattgaggtgttgtcatggaggtggaggtgatgatgttgtagttggtgatggtgatggtgcttatgatgatggtgatggtaatAGGTGATGGTGGTTATGCTATTAGTGattgaggttgaggtgatggaggtggagttGTTGGTGATGGAGTTGGAGttgatgatgttggtggtgttgatgatgatgtggTTTGAGAAGGATCTGATGGTGATGGAGTTGATGGTGGAGGTGGGGTGTTGATGCTTTTGGTGGttattgaggtggaggtgggggtgatggaggtgatggtgaaggTTGAGGTGTCGATGTTGATTTTGATTGATTTGCAGTCAGAAATGGTGGAGGATATCATGGTGTAGGTGATGTAGCTGGAGGTGCTGttggaggtgatgatgctggtggtgatAATGGGGATGGTGATTGAGGCTGAGGTGATGGGTGGAGAttgaggtgatgatggtgatggtggtggagtTGATGGttatggtgattgaggtggaggtggtggtgatgaaaGTGTAGTTGATGGTGGAGGTGATAATGGtgtgcagttggaaatggttGAGGTGATGGAAGTGGATATTGTGGTGATgtaggtgatggtgatggaggtagAAGTCGAGGTGATGATGCTAGTGGTGATGATGGTATTTGAGGTGGagatgatggtgatggaggttgTGGTGATGATATAGGTGGAAGTGATCGTGGAGGtggagatgatgatggtgatggtgattgatgtgcagttggaaatggGTGAAGTGATGAAGGTGGATATTGTGGTGATgtaggtggtggtgatggagtcCACGGTGATGCTGGaagtggaggtgatgatgcttgtggtggtgatggtgatggagaTTGAGAAGGATGTGATGGAGATGATataggtggaggtgatggtgaaggTGGAGGTGGTAATGCTGGTGATGGCGATTGAGGTCGAGGTAATACTGGAGTTGTATGTGataatggtgatggtgattgatgtgcagtaGGAAATGGTTTAGGTGATGAAGGTGGAGGTCATGATGATGGATGTGGGGATGATGGTGGAGGTTGAGGTTTTAATGATGGTGATAGTGATGGAGATAGAGGTGATGGTGAAGGTTGAGgtaatgatgatggtggttgtgatggggatggtgattgaggttgaGGTGGAGATGATGGATgcggaggtgatgatggtgatggttatTGAGGTGATGATGGTAATGGTGGTGTAGGTGATGattgtgatggtgattgaggtggaggtggtggtgatggaggtggagatAATGGTGGAGGTGGACGTGGTGGTGATGGTAATTGAGGTGGATttgatggtgatggaggtggtggtgatgatatAAGTGGTGGTTATgttggaggtggaggtgataaTGCTGGTAGTTGTGGTGGTGATTGAGCTCGAGGTAATGTGGGAGTTGTAAGTGATAATGGTGATGGTcatggtgattgatgtgcagtaGGAAATTCTTGAGGTGATGGAGGTGaaagtgatgatgatgaatgtgGGGGTTACGGTGTAGGTGGAggtgataatgatggtggtgttgatggttatggtgattgaggtggaggtaaTGGTAGAGGTGgaagtgatgatggtgatggtgattgaagTGAGAGTGGAGTTGAAGGTGATAATGCTGCTGgtgttgatggtgatggtgattaaGGTGGatgtgatggaggtggaggtgatgattctggtgatggtaatggtgatggtggtggtggaggtggaggtgatgttgattgaggtggtggtgattgattgaaattgtggaggtgatgctggtggtgatgatgattgagGTAGAGGTaatgatgattgtggtgatggAGATAGAGGTGATGGTTGAGGTGGAGGTTATGATGCTTGTGGTGGTGATTGGgatggtgattgaggttgaGATTGAGCTGATGGAGGCAGAGGTGATAATGGTGACGGTGATTGAGGCTGAGGTGATGATGGTAATGGTGGTGAAGGTGATGATTGTGATTGAcgtggtggtgatggaggtggagatAATGGTGGGGGTGGAGGAGATAATGGTAATGGTGATTAATATGCATTTCGAAATGGTTGAGTTGATGCAGGTGGAGGTGGTGATGTTTATAGTGATTAAGGTGGAAGTGG
Coding sequences within:
- the LOC128208568 gene encoding uncharacterized protein LOC128208568 encodes the protein MVMSTVVMVNVLMVVSMVVVDVLMLGSTVVLVDVLMVVIRKTVVVLMMVEVEVIMVLVIEVMVKVIVLLVVMVIKVKVVVMKVEVIIEVEVVVMMMIDVEAELEMVVIEEVLMLVVMLIYVEVELEMVVRVVIELEMMVEVMLIDVQLEMVQVMLVVMMIEVGVMMVVVMEIEVMVDAEVMVLVVVVVINVVVEMMEAVVMMVMVIEAEVIMVVVIVEVEVMLVMVIVFEVDLIVMEVVVIIEVEVIMLVVVMLMVIEEEVMVEVEVMMMDVGVMVVMLLVIEVEVMEVELLVMELELMMLVVLMMMWFEKDLMVMELMVEVMVMEVEVEVMMLVVMMVFEVEMMVMEVVVVVMESTVMLEVEVMMLVVVMVMEIEKDVMEMI
- the LOC128208567 gene encoding uncharacterized protein LOC128208567, with protein sequence MVDVLMVVSMVVVDVLMLGSTVVVVDLLIVVIRKTVVVLMMVISVMMVVVLMMVISTMVVSTLVMVNVLMVVSMVVVDVLMLGCTMVVVDVLIVVIRKTVVVLMMVISTMAVVLILVINMVMGCAHDCDTQDGEICS
- the LOC128208569 gene encoding uncharacterized protein LOC128208569, which codes for MTITIITYNSHITSSSITTTTTSIITSTSNITTTYIITTTSITIKSTSITITTTSTSTIISTSITTTSTSITITIITYTTITIITSITITIITSASIISTSTSITIPITTTIIITSTFTITSISITITIIKTSTSTIIPTSIIMTSTFIT